One Arachis hypogaea cultivar Tifrunner chromosome 18, arahy.Tifrunner.gnm2.J5K5, whole genome shotgun sequence genomic window, GTAAGAAAAATTGTGTTCATCACCTCCAACTTCTTCATTCCCAATTCTCAACCTCTTTGGGGAGACAAAGAGTGTCCCACTTAATAAGATTGGCTTTTCAGATGTTTTCATCTGAGCCCCATATAAACTTGCGTTGGGCACTTTCGATGCTGCTACATATGGTTTTTGAAACTTTACTGTGCTGCATAACAAAATTAGCGATAGGCGTAATAGCTGTCTGGACTAGAATAGCTCTTCCAGCCATGAATAAACTCTTTTGCTTCCAGCCACTAAGCTTGTTCTTAACCTTGTCAATAATATGTTTATACCTTTTAATTCTGCATCTTTCTTCTAAAAAATAGACTCCCAAATATCTTCCTACTTCTTTAGTTACCTGAAAATTCTCCTATCGCTGTAATGGCTATTTTACTATTGTTCACAACCCCTTTCGAGAAAAAGATAGTTGTCTTCCCGGAATTGACTATTTGACCAGAGGCTCTGTAGAATCTATCAAGGTAGTCGCGAATAACCTCCATTTACCTCATACTGGCCTCCACAAAAAGCATCAAATTATCATCGAACATTAAGTGTGAGATTCTTGGACCATCCATCCCAATTCTAAAAGGAACCCATTCACCACCTTGAACCAAATCTTCTATCATATGAAATAGTCTGTCCATACAGATGACAAAGATATAAGGGGACAGAAGATCCCCTTGCCTGATGCCACACGTAGGCCAGAACTTCTCAGTGGTTTCTCTTTTTCAAAGAACTTGGAAGCTAGAAAATTTGACACAATGCATAATTATCTCCATAATGTTGGGAGGGAGAGAGAATTCTTTTAGGCTTTTGCTCTATAAAAATCAAGTTAAGGTGGTCATACGCCTTTTTCAAGTCGATCTTTACTTTCATGAACCCTTTTCTAGTTTTGATCCTTTTCATGGAATGTATTATTTCCTGTGCAATAATAATGTTATCATGAATCTGTCTACCGGGTACAAAGCGGGATTGAGAAGGAGATATTCTTTCATTAAGGAGAGGTTTAATTTTGTTGGCAAGGATTTTTGTTACCATTTTATATGTCACATTACACAAGGTTATGGGTCTAAATTAGGCACAAATTATGGGTACTCAATTTTGAGAATAAGAGTTAAAAGGGTATTATTGACATCCTTTATACCTTCGGGGTTACTCTAGATTGTTTTCACAAAGCTAATAACAGATTTTTCAGTGACTTGCCAATTTTTCTTATAGAAACCAGCAGGTAATCCATCTTCACCAGGAGCTTTTAATAAACCCATCGAAAATATGGCATTTTTCACATCATCTTTATTCACCACTTGAAAGAGGCTATTAGATGCGTTACTATCCAATTCAGGGTAGAAATTGATGGTGTTTAGTTGACAATCCTGGTTGGTCATCGGGTCTTCAAAAAGCTTCTTAAAATAACTGCACATATAGGCCTTCAGAGCATTATGATCCTCTATCCATATTCCATAAGCAATCCTAAGTTTCAGAATTTTGTTCCGCCTTCTCCATGATGGCTTTTGTGTAAAAGTATCGGGTGTTACGATCACCTTAAACAAGCcaattttctcttgatttttgtaaCCAAGAGAGTAATTCTCTATCAAGAATCTCCTCCAACTCTCTATTCAGATTACTCTTCAAATTGTCAAGAAAATTGCTATGACCATAACTCGGAGACTATTGGATGCCTCTGAGTCTATTGAGGATGGCCTTTTTTGCTTAAAAAGATGTCCAAAGACCTTACAATTCcaaccttttaatttttcaacaaaaGAAGGAATGACTTGAGATAACGGTATATGCTTCGACCAATGTTAGGTTAGGAATGGTTGGAAATCATTATGCAACTTTCACATGAATTCAAACCTGAAGGGTTTGGATTTTACATCTTGTTGCACACCATTGGACTTGATGAAAATAGGGTGGTGGTCAGATTTGATACGCGGCAACATTTCCACCATTGCATTGTGAAACTTAAATTTTCATTGCTGGTTACATATAGCTCTATCAAGCCTTTTAAAGATACGTTCATTCCACTGCCAAATAGGTCTCCTTTGGGTAAACCTCGTGCCATAGAAACCTAAATCTATAAGTTCACACATTTCCATTCAGTCTCTGGACCACCTTGTTTGGGCCAAATCGGTGGATGAGAATAAACTACTGTAAGAAGCCATCTATCTCTCCCATTCTCAATGGAGATATGAAGTGCCTGATCATGTATGCCTATCTCCTGAATTCTTAAATTAGCATTATTCCATAAGAGCCAAATCCTTTCCCAAAATCCATTAGCATCAATGCTTAAGGAGAACTGAAACCCATAATTTCTAATAGACTTGTCCACCACCTGTCCACTGCAACGAGTCTCTTGGATCGCTACAACATGAGGATTGTATTGTCTATAGTATTCTCTAATAATATTGGCAAACTTTGGGCTCGCTGCCCCCTAGCATTCCATGAGAGTATGATTATAATATGATAAGAATAAAAATTTGAAGCTACCGCTCCTGTGATCAGCAAGAAAACCATATGACTATGCATCTAGACTTGATCAGTCCATGTGAACGTCTTCCCCTCCAAAGACTTTCTTGTCTCTCCAGGCTGCCACCACAGCTGTTCCTTGTGTAGAAATGTCATCAATCTCATATCTAAGAAGATTAGCTCACCTGGGTCCGATGGTTCCGTTTCCATGACAACATCCATGTTGGGTTGGGGTGTTTTGGTCTCTTCCATCGACTCATGAGGGGAATTGTTTTTATGGAAAGGGAAGGATAGAGGCTGAGATTATATGGTTCTAGTTCATCATGTGTCAAAGCGTTTGATTCACTTGGGTATGACTGGAGTTTATCTTGGGCCATGAGTGATTTTTGTGCAGTGTGGGTCAGAACATTATGGGCAGCTTGTGTGGGGGATATGATAAGGGGCTATTGGGGAGTTGGGTTATTCTTAAGGATCTGTGGGGTGTTCATCATGGTTTGGGTTGTATGAGGGTTCTGGATTTGGGTCCTGTTTTGGGCTGCCATGGCTTTAGCTTTCCTCATGTCACTTCCAAACAAAAAAGTTTTGGCTTGATTCTGAGGGATCTCCTTAAGCTCCTGCGTTTGTTAATATTGCCTTGATTTTCAACGTTACGCTCATTATTTCCAAGATCGGTCAAAACCTCGTATCTTGTGCTTTCAGCCACATTCTTTGCCATGATCTTGTCTGCCTTGCGCTTAGCACCATTATCTTCCTTTTCTGTCGTGTCCTTCactgttgatttttttttacttcCTTTGTTTTTGAACCACCATCCATTCACCAAACTCTTGTTGGGTAGACAAGACTTTTTTACCCTTGTCTCTTCCACTTCCCTTGCTCTGGTCACTCCGTTGTTGCTAGTTTCCTTCTCCTTGACCCTCCATGGCTGGAGTAATCCCTAAGCTTCCTTCCCCATTATTGTGTTTTACACTATTCTTTTCGATGCATCCGTCCTTGACATGCCCGAACCTTCCACATGAGAAACAAATCATATGGAATCCTTCGTATTCTACATGATAATTCTTCTCACTCACCATGTATTTGGCATTTAGAGGCCTGCTTAGGTCCAGCTCCACGCATTGACACACAAAGTTACCTCTTAACTGATTCGCAGTATTCATATCCACCTTAAGAGTCTTTTCAATATGATCCCCAACAGTACCAAGGAACCTCTTATCATAATACTCAATAGGGATATTAGGAAGCCTTACCCATGCCGCTATCTTATTAATTTCTGTTCCGAATGGATTAAAGTCTGGCACCCATCTCGTGATCGTGAGGTAGTGATTGAACATTAACCATGACCCCCATTCCATAATATGGTTGAAATCTTCTTGGTTGTATTATCTGACCATGAAAAACTAGTTTCCCAGGTCGATCAGATCTATACCTCCCATCTTATCCCACATTGTGTCTAGTCTGCGTTTCATCACCGCGTATGAAATTCTACGTCCCAGCAACTTAACAATGAGGACATGCTTCCAATGTCCCTCCAGCCTCTTCTTCTTTGCCTTGTTGACAAGGATGCTTATAGTGCCATTTTGGAGCCTCTTTGCAGATATAGACCGAATAGCTCTCTCCTCCTTCCTGCATCTCCTTAGAGCCTCCCTTTAAAATTGACTCATCTCTAACTCCTCCACCCTGTCCTCCTAGTTCTCTTTATTGGAATCACTCTCCGAAGAATCCCCCTCCTCACTGGAATCCTCAAAATTGAAGTATGGTTCAGCGCTTCCATGCATCACCAGGTCGGCGTAAGTCCTGGTCCTTCCGTTGGCTCCAATGAAAGCAATCTTCTCCACCATCCAGTCCTCCTCTCTAGTTATCTTTGTTGTCTCTCCTCCGTATTCACCTTTATTGTTTCGTAACTGTTTCTTGCTCTAATGGAACTGGTCCGCTTCCTCAATGTTACCCGGGATGTATGAAGTTTTCCTTTCAGGTTGTCTTTTTTAGAAACTTATTAAAGATTGGGTTTgtttgtttggtttggtttgttcTGATGTGGtgtctaaaagaaaaagaaaaaaaaaagaagcaagttAAAATTTATTGCCTAAACAAGTGACTATATAACTGTAGGTGAATAGTTGCATTTGTTATGGACTTGGATGTCGcgtcaaaaaaagaaaagaataaaagaaaaaaaagtagcaaGTTTTTTTTTTGGACGTGGCCTTGGGCCAGCCAAACAACCCGGCCCAAGGCACCTGAAGCTAAGAGACCCGCAACCAACCTTGACCCGTGCCCGACCCGGATACAACCTGACCCTCAACGCCTCAGCCTGGTCTTCTCCCTCCTTCACAGCGAGCTATCCAGCGTTGTGTTCTCCTCCTTCAGCGATGATGCATGTTCGTGATTCCGAGCTCCTCCTCTCCTATTGCCTATGTCATCCCTAATCCTGAGGGTTTCGTGCTAAAGTAGGCCATTGCTGCGCCTCACTATGGGTGTCCCATCCTGATCTGCGTCCCCTTTCCTCCCTCCAAATTCCGTTTTGTGCGCTGCTCCTCCTTCCATAGCCTTCAGTCGGATCTGCCATGCAACCTCCGTCGAATCCTTGGGTTGACGATCGCTACCCCCTCTCCAGCATACTGCATTCTGAATCTTTGCCCGATCGACTGCGCCTCCTCCTCGGTCCTTATCTGCTCCATCGAAGACTTTCTTGTGGCTGTCGTTGGTGGGTAGGTGCATTGCTTTGGCGCGATGCTGCTCCTTGATTTTCGCTGCTGGCTTGTCTCGGGTTTCTGTTTCCACCCCTCCAGGTAACCTCTCTTCTATTTGCAATTCTTGATGGGTGGTTGAATCGGAATTGTTTTTGGCTAGATTCTGTATTACTTGATTCTGTATATCTTGAATATGATGAATTGTTGCGAGACTTGCTTCTGATCTGATTGTATTCCTTACTTGAGTAGGTGGGTTCATTGTCCACTATCTCCCAAGATTATTCCCCGCTGCCATCGCTGCCAGTTGGTGAGCTAATTTGTTGCCATCCCTTGGAGTCCAGGTAGCTCCCACATCTGGAGCCTCTTCCAGCAGTTGGAGAATATCTCGAATGATTGCATCTGCTTCTGCTATGGGCGTTTTAGCCTTGATTGCCTTAACAAGAGGTAAGCTGTCAGTTTCAATTATGCAATTGGGTATCTGAAGATTCTTAATAAGTATGAGTGCTTCTCTGTATGCTTGAGCTTCCGCTATTAATGGTGATATTGTCTTGAATGTTGCTATTGTCTCAGTGATGACTTTTCCTTGCCAGTCCCTTACTACCGCTGCTAGAGCTGCTGTACTGGTATCCCTGTGGAAAGCTACGTCTGTGTTCACTTTCAACCTATTCTTTGGCGGCGGTCTCCAGGTAATTCTTTTTCTCACACCGCCCCTGCCTGTATATGGAGTGTTTGCTTTACTGGATTCCTATGTTGCCTTATGAAATTTTGCTGTTAGATATTCTGATTGAATTATTACTTTTTGTGGGCTGATTTCTGTTTGCTGGAATATATGGTGGTTCCTTGCTTTCCAAATGCACCAACAAACACATCCGAGCTTGCATAAAGTTTTCTCTTGTTCACTCCCTGATTCAGTCTTTATTCTTATGATTTTATCCATTATCCATTCTCCAAAAGATCTTACATTATAGGCCGTAGGAACAATTTGAATACTGGATCCGAACCACACTGCTCTAGTCCACGGACACAATAATAGCGCATGTTCAATTGTTTCATCCTCTTTCTGGCATATGCTGCATGTGGGTGTCGTTGTAATTCTCCGCTAATGCAGATTCGTGTTTGCTGGCAAAATTCTATGCACTGCTTTGCATAGAAAAATTCTAACCTTTTGAGGCACCGGTAGTCTCCAAATAGCTTCCCAAACCTCCCTCCAATCCTGACTAGTCGAAGCCTTGCAGATTATTCCCTCTTCCTTCGAATCCTTCTTCTGCTTAGCGACATGATAACCGGTTCTCACAGTGTACTGTCCATCCTTTCTGTGCTGCCAAACAAAGTAATCCTTCTTGTTGATCAGGCTAATAGGAGTCTTAGTTATTAGTTCAGCTACGCttccataaaaaaaattctttaatctTGTTCCTATCCCAACCCTCCCCTTCTCTAATCAGCTCACTCACCTTTCTAATATCTCCTGCTCCGCCTCTTCCCAATTTTCCTATCCCTGCCACCCAATTGTCTTCCCAAATATCTACCTCCGCTCCATTTCctatactctttttttttgtctGGGCCAAAGGCCTGAAGAAAAACCCGGTTTGGAGAGATCCGCCCCGATTCCACAACAAAAGCTGAAGCCGTGCTCTAATTGAATAGAAAGGAAACTGCTGAACTTGCAATGTTCTCCATTGCATGGTATATGGCGCCACTTTCATGTCCTATGGGAGCTTTTGGATTTCAATTGCAATCGAGTACGCGCCGTGCTGCTTCGCCTGTGTTTCCCCTTCTTCTTAGCTCAAGGTGGTTCTGTTGGGCTTCATTGCCTTGTGCTGTAGAGCTGCCTCTTAAATCCAAGGCAGAGAGAGCCGTCTCGAGAACGGGCGTACCTACTGCTCCAAATTTAAGTGCGATCTGGCCTGCACTCTGACTCTGATTCCCTGCATTGCTCTGCTGATCCTCTCTTGTAACTTTCATTTCAATTTGATCCCTCGTGAAGCTTCCTTGATTGGTTTGTGACTTTCTTCCTCGAAGCCCCGATGTAGTATGCTTTCCGTTATTTGTCTGCTGTTCAATTGTGTTTGTAGCTTGCATCCAACCCACAGAAGTGTTCGCTCCTATCCTGCTAGCTAGCCGAGCCTCCTTTTGAAGAATGTCCTGTATCGGAGTAGGGGGGTTCCCAGTCCAATTTCTCTCAAGCTTTCGTTCCACTTCCATTGCTGTCGCCTTGTGAGCCAGTTGATTCCCCTCCCTTGGTGTCCAGGTAAGACCACAGTTCTCTACTTCCTTCATCCATTCTAAAATATCTCTTAAAATGGGTTCTGCTTCGCCTCCTATGTTATTTGATTTCAGAGCTTGTACCATGAGAAGGTTATCCGActctattaaaattttatttaatctaaGATTTCTTGCTAGGATGACTGCATTTCTAATTGCTGTTGCCTCTGCTGTTAGGGCGGAGCTTGCCTTGATTCTGTTCGTAGCCCCCATGAGGAGTCTCCCCCTATTGTCTCTGATCATTGTTGCTGTTGCTCCTTCTCCTGAGTTGCAGTTAAAAGCTGCATCCACATTGGCCTTGATCCACTCCCCTGGTGGTGGCTTTCAGGTAGCTGCTTTCCATTTTTTTGCCATGTTTGTGTTTGTTGCtgtttgttgctcctcctttgtTGCTGCCGTATATTCCTTCTCCATTGCACTGGCTCTTTCAATTGTAGTCTTAGGATTGACTGCTATATTTTGAAAATAAGTTCTGTTTCTTGTTTTCCATAGTTTCCAACAGAAATAAGCAATTTTAGCGATCATTATATCCTGATTCTTGTCCTTGTCTGCTCTAATTTTCCTGACATTCTTAAGAAACCAGTTTTCAAAAGTAGAGACAGTTTCTGTTGATTGACTGAGTTGGCATTGAGACCCAAACCAGGCTGCCCTAGTCCATGGACATAGTAAGAGGGTATGTTCTGTAGTTTCAACATTCTCATTGCAAATAAAGCATATGGGATTCCTTGTGAGTTTTTTTCTAAATAGATTGGCCCCACTGGTAGGATATTCTGAACCGCCTTCCACATGAACATTTTAATCTTCTGTGGTACATGAAGTTTCCAGATTTCTGTCCACACCTCCTTGTCCTCTCCACTTGTTGATGGTGTATTAAGATTATGTTCGTTATCCTCCTCTCTAACAGCATGGTATCCCGTCTTTACCGAGTAGCATCCGTCCGACTTATACGGCCATTTTAGACTATCCTCTCTGTCAATTAAGCTTATCGGGGTTCTGAGAATCTTGATAGCTATATCAGTCGGGAATATCCTTTTGATCTTTACTTCGTCCCACCCTTCTCCTTGTTTTATCAGCTCTTCCACTACGTTTACCTCTTGATTTCTCTCTCTGAAAATCCTCCCCATGCCGTAAACCCAGGAATCCTCCCAAATATTAATAGTTCTACCATTACCAACCATTCACTTTCCTTTCCTTCTCAAGAAATCTCTCCCTTGTATGATGCTTTTCAATACCCAGGACAAACCATCTTTTACTTTCGCCTCCCAAAAGCATTCCCTTGGGAAATAAACGACTTTGATAATTTTAACCCAAATTGCCTCTGGTTCTTGTAAAATCCTCCATGACTGTTTTGCCAAAAGGGCTAGATTTTGTTGTTGAAAATCTTTGAAACCTAAGCCTCCCTCTTTTTTGCTTTCACAAATCTTCCTCCAGCTTCTCCAATGAATACTAGAGACCTTATTATTAGAACTCCACCAGAACTTTGCAACTTTGGCACTTAATTTTCTACAGAAGCCTTTGGGAAATAAGACCACATTCATAGCATAGACCGAAATGGCTTGAACCACTAATTTGATGAGGGTTTCTTTTCCCGCTTGGTTGAGTAAATTTTCTTTCCATACTTCCAGTTTGTTCATTACTCTCTCTTCTAACCAAGCCAAAGCTTTGCTCTTTGATCTCCCCCAATGAGCCGGTAACCCCAAATATTTGTCCGGATTGTCCCATGTGCTCATGCTCAAAATCTCCTCTATGTCCACTCTAGCTTGTAATGCCACTTGCTTGCCAAATGTGATCCCTGATTTCTGTAAGTTTATTTTTTGCCCTGATGCCTCGGTGTATTGGTTCAGGATGGAAATAATTTGGTATGCCTCCTCCACATTTGCTTCAGCCAAAATAATACAATCGTCTGCAAATAGAAGGTATGTGAGTGTAGGTGCCGTTGGTGCTATCTTAAATCCTTTAATTCTTCCCTGCTCTTGTGCTTCTTTCATCAAAATAGTTAGGACTTCCGCCGCTAGTATGAACAAGTAAGGTGATAAAGGGTCCCCTTGTCTAAGTCCTCTACTAGGAATGATTTTTTTTGAGAGAGCACCATTTACTTTAATCCGGTAGGATGTTGTAGTGATGCACTCCATAACAAGCTTGACCCATTTTGGATGAAACCCAAAGGCCTTCAGTACCGACTCAATAAAATCCCACTCCATTCGGTCATAAGCTTTATTCATGTCGAGCTTAATCGCCATATTCTCTGCcccattgctttttcttttttccaagcTATGGTATATTTCTTGTACAATTATGATGTTGTCTTGGATGAGCCTGTTGCTCACAAACACACTTTGGATAGGTGAGACAATGTCGTTAAGCATGTTTTTAAGTCTCTTTACCAAAATCTTGGAAATAACTTTATAGATGAAGTTGCAACAGCTAATAGTTCTcagttgattgagattttctgGTCTGTTGACCTTGGGCACGAGCACCACCGTGGTTTCACTTATGTCTGGATGGATCTTTTCGTTTTCAAAAAAATCTCTAACCACTGCAACTAAATCTTCCTT contains:
- the LOC140181706 gene encoding uncharacterized protein — translated: MEWGSWLMFNHYLTITRWVPDFNPFGTEINKIAAWVRLPNIPIEYYDKRFLGTVGDHIEKTLKVDMNTANQLRGNFVCQCVELDLSRPLNAKYMVSEKNYHVEYEGFHMICFSCGRFGHVKDGCIEKNSVKHNNGEGSLGITPAMEGQGEGN